A genome region from Ralstonia solanacearum K60 includes the following:
- the der gene encoding ribosome biogenesis GTPase Der — MKPVIALVGRPNVGKSTLFNRLTRSRDALVADMPGLTRDRHYGEGRVGERPFIAIDTGGFEPVAKEGIVAEMAKQTRQAVVEADVVIFIVDGRLGLAPQDRVIADYLRKTGRRILLAVNKAEGMKYTAVATDFYELGLGDPRAISSAHGDGVRDLVDEALDQAFSERPELADAAQAHDHGTRIAIVGRPNVGKSTLVNALIGEERVIAFDMPGTTRDAIYVDFERNGKPYTLIDTAGLRKRGKVFEAIEKFSVVKTLQSIADANVVVLLLDAQQDISDQDAHIAGFIVESGRALVIGVNKWDGLDGHARDRIKHDLERKLQFLSFANVHYISAKQRTGIGALMKSVDDAYAAAMVKLPTPKLTRVLQEAVEFQQPRRAGVSRPKLRYAHQGGSNPPIVVIHGNALSNIPETYRRFLEGRFRDAFQLKGTPLRIEFRTNKNPYAQSKE; from the coding sequence ATGAAACCAGTCATCGCCCTCGTGGGGCGGCCGAATGTCGGCAAATCGACCTTGTTCAACCGCCTGACGCGCTCGCGTGATGCGCTCGTCGCGGACATGCCGGGCCTGACACGCGACCGCCACTACGGCGAGGGCCGTGTCGGCGAGCGCCCGTTCATCGCCATCGATACCGGCGGCTTCGAGCCTGTCGCCAAGGAAGGCATCGTTGCCGAGATGGCCAAGCAGACACGGCAGGCCGTGGTCGAGGCCGACGTGGTCATCTTCATCGTCGACGGGCGTCTCGGGCTGGCGCCGCAGGACCGCGTGATCGCGGACTACCTGCGCAAGACCGGCCGCCGCATCCTGCTGGCCGTCAACAAGGCCGAGGGCATGAAGTACACCGCCGTGGCCACCGACTTCTATGAGTTGGGTCTGGGCGATCCGCGCGCCATTTCCTCCGCCCACGGCGACGGTGTGCGCGATCTCGTGGACGAGGCGTTGGATCAGGCATTCTCCGAGCGCCCCGAGCTCGCCGACGCAGCGCAGGCGCACGACCACGGCACGCGCATCGCCATCGTTGGCCGGCCGAACGTGGGCAAATCGACCCTGGTGAATGCGCTGATCGGCGAGGAGCGCGTGATCGCGTTCGACATGCCCGGAACCACGCGCGACGCCATCTACGTCGACTTCGAGCGCAACGGCAAGCCGTATACCCTCATCGACACGGCCGGCCTGCGCAAGCGCGGCAAGGTGTTCGAGGCGATCGAGAAGTTCTCGGTGGTCAAGACGCTGCAGTCCATCGCGGACGCCAACGTGGTGGTGCTGCTGCTCGACGCGCAGCAGGACATTTCCGACCAGGATGCGCATATCGCCGGCTTTATCGTCGAGTCGGGGCGGGCCCTGGTGATCGGCGTCAACAAGTGGGATGGCCTCGACGGCCACGCACGCGATCGCATCAAGCATGACCTGGAGCGCAAGCTGCAGTTCTTGTCGTTCGCCAACGTGCACTACATTTCGGCCAAGCAGCGCACCGGTATCGGCGCGTTGATGAAATCGGTGGACGACGCCTATGCCGCCGCCATGGTGAAGCTGCCGACGCCCAAGCTCACGCGCGTGCTGCAGGAAGCGGTCGAGTTCCAGCAACCACGCCGCGCCGGCGTATCGCGCCCGAAGCTGCGTTATGCGCACCAGGGCGGTTCCAATCCGCCGATCGTGGTGATTCACGGGAATGCGCTGTCGAATATTCCCGAGACTTATCGCCGATTTCTGGAAGGTCGGTTCCGCGATGCTTTCCAGCTCAAGGGCACGCCGTTGCGGATCGAATTTCGTACGAACAAAAACCCGTACGCCCAATCCAAGGAGTGA
- the bamB gene encoding outer membrane protein assembly factor BamB: protein MIHALEQGGVARAARVAVLVLAAAAALGGCSLFSSKNKHEPAKLQDVQQVLAVRQAWNVSVGKSGRYVMQPAVAGNNVYVSAAGGTVTALEGASGRTVWQGKSGVDLTSGPGSDGTLTAVAGEKGSIIAFDDKGTQKWKASVNGEVLTAPLVGQGLVVVRTTDGRILGLDGASGERKWIYQRSSSALNLRSSLPMVFAGDNIVLGFAGGKLGAIAVNNGALRWEATVSYPRGVSEIERLNDVTGAPSVDGQQVCAVSFQGRLACFDVATGAPRWGRDFSSPTGVTQEDGNLFAADDKSIVYGFNAQNGADLWKNESLLWRDLGAPLAFGRAVIVGDFEGWLHFLSRDDGKFAARVKTDGSAISAAPVVVGQTLIVQTRGGGVYGYVPK, encoded by the coding sequence ATGATTCACGCACTTGAGCAGGGTGGTGTCGCACGTGCGGCGCGGGTGGCGGTGTTGGTGCTGGCCGCGGCTGCCGCGCTGGGTGGTTGCTCGCTGTTTAGCAGCAAGAACAAGCACGAGCCCGCCAAGCTGCAGGATGTCCAGCAGGTGCTGGCCGTTCGCCAGGCGTGGAACGTGAGCGTCGGCAAGAGCGGCCGCTACGTGATGCAGCCGGCCGTGGCCGGCAACAACGTCTACGTGTCGGCGGCCGGCGGTACGGTCACTGCGCTGGAAGGCGCGAGCGGTCGCACGGTCTGGCAGGGCAAGTCCGGTGTCGACCTGACTTCCGGCCCGGGCAGCGACGGCACCCTGACGGCGGTGGCCGGCGAGAAGGGCAGCATCATTGCCTTCGACGACAAGGGCACGCAAAAGTGGAAGGCGTCGGTCAATGGTGAAGTGCTGACCGCACCGCTGGTCGGCCAGGGCCTGGTGGTGGTGCGCACCACCGACGGCCGCATCCTGGGCCTGGATGGCGCCAGCGGCGAACGCAAGTGGATCTACCAGCGTTCATCGTCCGCGCTGAACCTGCGCAGCAGCCTGCCGATGGTCTTCGCTGGCGACAACATCGTGCTCGGCTTTGCCGGCGGCAAGCTGGGCGCGATCGCAGTCAACAACGGCGCACTGCGGTGGGAAGCCACGGTGTCGTACCCCCGCGGCGTATCGGAGATCGAACGCCTGAATGACGTGACCGGCGCTCCGTCGGTCGACGGTCAGCAGGTGTGTGCCGTCAGCTTCCAGGGACGCCTGGCGTGCTTCGACGTCGCGACCGGTGCCCCGCGCTGGGGCCGCGATTTCTCGTCGCCGACCGGCGTGACGCAGGAAGACGGCAATCTGTTCGCGGCGGACGACAAGTCGATCGTCTACGGCTTCAACGCGCAGAACGGCGCGGATCTGTGGAAGAACGAGTCGCTGCTGTGGCGTGACCTGGGCGCGCCGCTGGCGTTCGGCCGCGCGGTGATCGTCGGCGACTTCGAGGGCTGGCTGCACTTCCTGTCGCGCGATGATGGCAAGTTTGCCGCCCGCGTGAAGACGGACGGCAGCGCCATCAGCGCCGCGCCGGTGGTCGTGGGCCAGACGCTGATCGTGCAGACGCGCGGCGGTGGCGTCTACGGCTACGTGCCGAAATAA
- a CDS encoding YfgM family protein, producing MAYDLEEQEQLESLKHWWRDNGNVVTWIAIVVLLAVAAWLGWKNWQRKQAGEATVLYEQVQKAVDAKDAEKIQRAAADMEDKFGRTAYAQMTALSAAKALYEANDAAGAKAQLQWTIDHASDDEYKAVAKLRLAGLLLDEKAYDQGLALVSGDVAPAFAALYADRRGDLLAAQSKKDDARAAYKLALEKFGQADASARQIVQFKLDALGGA from the coding sequence ATGGCCTACGATCTCGAAGAACAGGAACAACTGGAGAGCCTCAAGCACTGGTGGCGCGACAACGGCAACGTGGTGACGTGGATCGCCATCGTGGTGCTGCTGGCCGTGGCAGCCTGGCTCGGTTGGAAGAACTGGCAGCGCAAGCAGGCCGGCGAAGCCACGGTGCTGTACGAGCAGGTGCAGAAGGCGGTCGACGCGAAGGACGCCGAAAAGATCCAGCGCGCGGCAGCCGACATGGAAGACAAGTTCGGCCGCACCGCCTACGCGCAGATGACCGCGCTGTCGGCCGCCAAGGCACTGTACGAAGCCAACGACGCAGCCGGCGCCAAGGCGCAACTGCAATGGACCATCGACCACGCCAGCGACGACGAGTACAAAGCGGTCGCCAAGCTGCGCTTGGCCGGTCTGCTGCTCGATGAGAAGGCCTACGACCAAGGCCTCGCGCTCGTCTCGGGCGATGTGGCGCCGGCCTTCGCCGCGCTGTACGCCGATCGCCGGGGCGACCTGCTTGCCGCACAGAGCAAGAAGGACGACGCCCGTGCCGCCTACAAGCTGGCGCTGGAGAAGTTCGGCCAGGCCGATGCGTCGGCGCGCCAGATTGTGCAATTCAAGCTGGATGCCCTGGGCGGCGCCTGA
- the hisS gene encoding histidine--tRNA ligase, producing the protein MSDTQKQRVQKIAGVKGMNDLLPGDAPLWEHFDNAVRSMLRAYGYQQIRTPIVEHTQLFVRGIGEVTDIVEKEMYSFTDSLNGEHLTLRPEGTAAAVRAVIEHNLLYDGPKRLWYTGPMFRHERPQRGRYRQFHQVGVEALGFAGPDIDAEVILMCQRLWDDLGLVGLKLELNSLGQAEERAAHRADLIKYLEGFQDILDEDGKRRLYTNPLRVLDTKNPALQEMAAGAPKLIDYLGEVSLKHFEGVQALLKANNIPYTINPRLVRGLDYYNLTVFEWTTDKLGAQGTVAGGGRYDPLIEQIGGKPAPACGWAMGVERIIELLREEKLAPEPQGCDVYIVHQGDQAQVQALVAAERLRDAGLDVILHCSPEGRNGSFKSQFKRADASGASYAVIIGDDEVAAGVAQIKPLRGEPNADTQQTVPSDQLVDRLIDAMVANSD; encoded by the coding sequence ATGAGCGATACACAAAAACAACGCGTGCAGAAGATCGCGGGCGTCAAGGGCATGAACGATCTGCTGCCCGGCGATGCCCCACTGTGGGAACATTTCGACAATGCCGTGCGCAGCATGCTGCGTGCCTACGGCTACCAGCAGATCCGTACCCCGATCGTCGAGCACACCCAGTTGTTCGTGCGCGGCATCGGCGAAGTGACGGATATCGTGGAGAAGGAGATGTACTCCTTCACCGATTCGCTCAACGGTGAGCACCTGACGCTGCGGCCGGAAGGTACCGCTGCCGCCGTGCGCGCGGTGATCGAGCACAACCTGCTGTACGACGGCCCCAAGCGCCTGTGGTACACCGGCCCGATGTTCCGCCACGAGCGTCCGCAGCGCGGGCGCTATCGCCAGTTCCACCAGGTCGGCGTGGAGGCGCTGGGCTTTGCCGGGCCGGACATCGATGCGGAAGTTATCCTGATGTGCCAGCGGCTGTGGGACGACCTCGGCCTGGTGGGCCTGAAGCTGGAACTGAACTCGCTCGGCCAGGCGGAGGAGCGCGCCGCGCACCGGGCGGACCTCATCAAGTACCTGGAAGGCTTCCAGGACATCCTGGACGAAGACGGCAAGCGGCGCCTGTACACGAACCCGCTGCGCGTGCTCGACACCAAGAACCCGGCACTGCAGGAGATGGCGGCCGGCGCGCCCAAGCTGATCGACTACCTGGGCGAGGTGTCGCTCAAGCACTTTGAAGGCGTGCAGGCGCTGCTCAAGGCCAACAACATCCCGTACACGATCAACCCGCGCCTGGTCCGCGGGCTCGATTACTACAACTTGACCGTGTTCGAATGGACGACCGACAAGCTCGGCGCACAGGGCACGGTGGCCGGTGGCGGCCGCTACGACCCGCTGATCGAACAGATCGGCGGCAAGCCGGCGCCGGCCTGCGGCTGGGCGATGGGCGTGGAGCGCATCATCGAACTGCTGCGCGAAGAGAAGCTGGCACCGGAGCCGCAGGGCTGCGATGTCTATATCGTCCACCAGGGCGACCAGGCCCAGGTGCAGGCGCTGGTGGCGGCCGAACGGCTGCGCGACGCCGGCCTCGATGTGATCCTCCATTGCTCGCCCGAAGGCCGCAACGGCAGCTTCAAGTCGCAGTTCAAGCGCGCCGACGCGAGCGGGGCATCCTATGCGGTTATCATTGGCGACGACGAAGTCGCGGCCGGTGTGGCCCAGATCAAGCCGCTGCGCGGCGAACCGAATGCGGACACCCAGCAGACCGTGCCGTCCGACCAACTGGTCGACCGGCTGATCGACGCCATGGTGGCAAATAGTGACTAA
- the ispG gene encoding flavodoxin-dependent (E)-4-hydroxy-3-methylbut-2-enyl-diphosphate synthase: MQMTTPVDCAPALPGPLPRRHSRAAEVRWGERLVRVGGDAPVCVQSMTNTDTADAIGTAIQVKELARAGSELVRITVNTPEAAAAVPAVREQLDRMGVDVPLVGDFHYNGHKLLQDHPACAEALSKYRINPGNVGQGAKRDTQFAQMIETACRYGKPVRIGVNWGSLDQDLLARIMDENAQRAAPWDARAVMIEALITSAIESARKAEQIGLPGSQIILSCKVSAVQDLIAVYRELARRCDYALHLGLTEAGMGSKGIVASTAALSVLLQEGIGDTIRISLTPEPGAPREKEVIVAQEILQTMGLRNFTPMVIACPGCGRTTSTVFQELAARIQSYLREQMPGWKTQYPGVEDMNVAVMGCIVNGPGESKHANIGISLPGTGESPAAPVFVDGVKVKTLRGERIAEDFQTIVDEYVRTHYGAAQAEASAAE, translated from the coding sequence ATGCAGATGACTACGCCCGTCGATTGCGCTCCAGCTTTGCCCGGTCCGCTCCCGCGCCGGCATTCGCGCGCGGCCGAGGTTCGCTGGGGCGAGCGGCTGGTCCGCGTGGGCGGCGACGCGCCGGTCTGCGTGCAATCGATGACCAACACCGACACGGCTGATGCCATCGGTACGGCCATCCAGGTGAAGGAGCTTGCGCGCGCAGGCTCCGAGCTGGTGCGCATTACGGTCAATACGCCGGAAGCCGCCGCTGCCGTGCCGGCCGTCCGCGAGCAGCTCGACCGCATGGGCGTCGATGTGCCGCTGGTCGGTGATTTCCACTACAACGGCCACAAGCTGCTGCAGGACCATCCCGCGTGCGCCGAGGCGCTGTCGAAGTACCGTATCAACCCCGGCAACGTGGGGCAGGGCGCCAAGCGCGACACGCAGTTTGCCCAGATGATCGAGACCGCTTGCCGCTACGGTAAGCCGGTGCGCATCGGCGTCAACTGGGGCAGTCTGGACCAGGATCTGCTCGCGCGCATCATGGATGAGAACGCGCAGCGCGCCGCGCCATGGGATGCGCGCGCCGTGATGATCGAGGCGCTGATTACGTCCGCCATCGAATCGGCGCGCAAGGCCGAGCAGATCGGTCTGCCCGGCAGCCAGATCATCCTGTCGTGCAAGGTGTCGGCGGTGCAGGACCTGATCGCGGTTTACCGCGAGCTGGCGCGCCGCTGCGACTACGCGCTGCATCTGGGCCTGACCGAGGCGGGCATGGGCAGCAAGGGCATCGTGGCGTCGACGGCAGCGTTATCGGTGCTGCTGCAGGAAGGCATCGGCGACACCATCCGCATTTCGCTGACGCCGGAGCCGGGCGCGCCGCGCGAGAAGGAAGTCATCGTCGCGCAGGAGATTCTGCAGACCATGGGCCTGCGCAATTTCACGCCGATGGTCATTGCGTGCCCGGGGTGCGGCCGCACTACCAGCACGGTGTTCCAGGAACTGGCGGCGCGCATCCAGTCGTATCTGCGCGAGCAGATGCCGGGGTGGAAGACGCAGTATCCCGGCGTCGAAGACATGAACGTCGCGGTGATGGGCTGCATCGTCAATGGCCCGGGCGAGAGCAAGCATGCCAACATCGGCATTTCGCTGCCGGGCACGGGTGAATCGCCCGCGGCGCCGGTGTTCGTTGACGGCGTCAAGGTGAAGACGCTGCGCGGCGAGCGCATCGCCGAAGATTTCCAGACCATCGTCGACGAATACGTGCGCACGCACTACGGTGCGGCGCAAGCGGAAGCATCGGCGGCAGAATAA
- a CDS encoding RodZ domain-containing protein — MTERDAANTGDLAPGGASAQPFVASHDRDDALRQIAERLRVGREGQRLTIEDLATRLKVAPAKLLAVESGDISVLPDMTFAKGLIRTYARVLQVDVDDQLARLAERAQAANIGLRPEGGLGKSFTDKPSFAARRSGSRWLIGALVAVVVIGGALAGMDRLKQWLASHVPETAQTPAEQAAKAAPKAEPGPAAAGAQVSPAPAVTTSPAQAPAASMPTPLTPAAPAEPASGTVTAPLAPPPTLPHSDTGALAAPVAVAEAVKPAIGDAGGSALSVRFSGASWYEIKDKSGRTLAGGLAREGDARDLTGVPPFKVVFGNAESVESLTVSGAPVDIRKYARNRVARATLP, encoded by the coding sequence ATGACTGAACGCGATGCGGCGAACACTGGCGATCTCGCGCCAGGTGGTGCGTCCGCTCAGCCTTTCGTGGCGTCGCACGATCGTGACGACGCGTTGCGCCAGATTGCCGAGCGCTTGCGTGTCGGTCGTGAGGGACAACGCCTGACGATCGAGGATCTGGCAACGCGCCTGAAGGTGGCGCCGGCCAAGCTGCTGGCGGTAGAGTCCGGCGACATCAGCGTGCTGCCGGACATGACATTTGCCAAGGGCCTGATCCGCACGTACGCACGTGTGCTGCAGGTCGATGTCGACGACCAGCTCGCTCGCCTTGCCGAGCGCGCTCAGGCCGCCAACATCGGCTTGCGGCCGGAAGGCGGTCTTGGGAAATCGTTCACCGACAAACCGAGCTTTGCCGCACGCCGCAGTGGCAGCCGTTGGTTGATTGGCGCGCTGGTGGCTGTGGTGGTGATCGGCGGTGCGTTGGCCGGCATGGATCGGCTCAAGCAATGGCTGGCTTCCCACGTGCCGGAAACCGCACAGACGCCCGCCGAGCAGGCTGCGAAGGCCGCTCCGAAGGCTGAGCCGGGGCCCGCTGCCGCCGGTGCGCAGGTGTCGCCGGCACCGGCCGTCACGACGAGCCCGGCGCAGGCGCCTGCCGCATCGATGCCGACGCCGCTGACACCGGCCGCGCCCGCCGAGCCGGCTTCCGGCACCGTGACGGCGCCGCTGGCCCCGCCGCCGACGCTGCCGCATTCGGACACCGGGGCTTTGGCCGCACCCGTTGCTGTGGCGGAAGCCGTCAAGCCGGCCATCGGCGATGCAGGCGGCAGCGCACTGTCGGTGCGGTTCTCGGGGGCCTCGTGGTACGAGATCAAGGACAAGTCGGGTAGGACGCTGGCCGGCGGCCTGGCGAGGGAAGGCGACGCCCGGGACCTGACCGGCGTGCCGCCGTTCAAGGTCGTTTTCGGCAATGCCGAATCGGTCGAGTCGCTGACCGTGTCCGGTGCACCGGTCGATATCCGGAAGTACGCCCGCAACCGTGTGGCGCGGGCCACGCTGCCCTGA
- the pilW gene encoding type IV pilus biogenesis/stability protein PilW — MKRWSIAVSLTLTLAAAGCALTPPPVQTVQTQEVRTLPDQADISRRASLRLQLATQYLEAGQAATALDEIKNAIAIDPSVPGAYHIRALAYMNLGQHELADDSFRLALAAQPNDGDLLNNYGWFLCSQGGKPDQGMATLRQAIGAPAAGSPAKPWTNLGVCQMRQGDLDGAEKSLTRATYIDANNPLTNLTLAQLYYKRRDYVHAMSFIERVNGRGNQTAESLWLGARIARRLGDVSQQNAWSAQLQRRFPNAPEEAAFERGAWDD; from the coding sequence ATGAAGCGTTGGTCGATTGCTGTCAGTCTGACTTTGACACTGGCAGCCGCCGGGTGCGCCTTGACGCCGCCGCCGGTTCAGACGGTTCAGACGCAAGAGGTCAGGACGCTCCCCGATCAGGCCGATATCAGCCGGCGGGCCTCGCTCCGGCTGCAACTGGCAACGCAGTACCTGGAGGCCGGACAAGCCGCCACGGCGCTCGATGAGATCAAGAACGCCATTGCCATCGACCCGTCCGTGCCGGGTGCCTACCATATCCGCGCGCTGGCCTACATGAACCTCGGTCAGCACGAACTGGCCGACGACAGTTTCCGGCTCGCCCTGGCGGCTCAGCCGAATGACGGCGACCTGCTGAACAACTACGGCTGGTTCCTGTGTTCGCAGGGCGGCAAGCCCGATCAGGGCATGGCGACGCTGCGTCAGGCCATCGGTGCGCCTGCCGCCGGCAGTCCGGCCAAGCCGTGGACCAACCTCGGTGTTTGCCAGATGCGCCAGGGCGACCTGGACGGCGCCGAGAAGAGCCTGACGCGTGCCACTTATATTGACGCGAACAACCCGCTGACCAATCTGACGCTGGCACAGCTCTATTACAAGCGCCGCGACTACGTGCACGCCATGTCGTTCATCGAGCGTGTCAACGGCCGCGGCAATCAGACGGCCGAGAGCCTGTGGCTGGGCGCCCGCATCGCGCGCCGCTTGGGCGATGTCTCGCAACAGAATGCGTGGAGCGCCCAACTGCAGCGCCGTTTCCCCAATGCGCCCGAAGAGGCGGCTTTCGAGAGAGGAGCATGGGATGACTGA
- the rlmN gene encoding 23S rRNA (adenine(2503)-C(2))-methyltransferase RlmN — MNDMVNLLDFDAQGLLAYCESLGEKSFRAKQLQRWIHQSGAADFGEMTDLAKSLREKLATRATIQAPAVISDHLSSDGTRKWLVDVGAGNAVETVYIPEETRGTLCVSSQAGCAVNCRFCSTGKQGFSRNLSTGEIVGQLWMAEFAMRKQLGRGPKDDRVITNVVMMGMGEPLLNYDAVVPAMRLMLDDNAYGLSRRRVTLSTSGVVPMMDRLSHDLPVALAVSLHASNDALRDVLVPLNKKYPLAELMAACRRYLEFAPRDFITFEYCMLDGVNDSVEHARELLRVVADVPCKFNLIPFNPFPESGLKRSNNEQIRRFSQVLLDAGIVTTIRKTRGDDIDAACGQLAGEVKDRTRLAERGKFGKIVQVPVVGADSTHRMGTA; from the coding sequence ATGAACGATATGGTGAATCTCCTCGATTTCGACGCACAGGGCCTGCTCGCTTATTGCGAGAGCCTGGGCGAGAAGTCGTTTCGCGCCAAGCAGCTGCAGCGCTGGATTCACCAGTCGGGCGCGGCCGATTTTGGCGAGATGACCGATCTCGCCAAGTCGCTGCGCGAGAAGCTTGCGACCCGCGCCACCATCCAGGCGCCGGCGGTCATCTCTGATCACCTATCGTCGGACGGCACGCGCAAGTGGCTGGTCGACGTGGGAGCCGGCAATGCCGTCGAGACGGTGTACATCCCCGAAGAGACGCGCGGTACGCTGTGCGTGTCTTCGCAGGCGGGATGCGCTGTCAACTGCCGGTTCTGTTCGACCGGCAAGCAGGGGTTCTCGCGCAACCTCAGCACGGGCGAGATCGTCGGCCAGTTATGGATGGCCGAATTCGCCATGCGCAAGCAGCTTGGCCGAGGCCCGAAGGACGACCGTGTCATCACCAACGTCGTGATGATGGGCATGGGCGAGCCGCTGCTCAACTACGACGCCGTGGTGCCGGCCATGCGCCTGATGCTGGACGACAACGCCTACGGGCTGTCGCGCCGGCGCGTAACGCTGTCCACTTCCGGCGTGGTGCCGATGATGGACCGGCTGTCGCATGACCTGCCGGTGGCGCTGGCGGTTTCGCTGCACGCGTCCAACGATGCGCTGCGCGATGTGCTGGTGCCGCTCAACAAGAAGTATCCGCTGGCTGAACTGATGGCGGCTTGCCGCCGTTATCTCGAGTTCGCGCCGCGCGATTTCATCACCTTTGAATACTGCATGCTGGACGGTGTCAACGATTCCGTCGAGCATGCGCGCGAACTGCTGCGCGTCGTGGCCGACGTGCCGTGCAAGTTCAACCTGATCCCGTTCAACCCGTTCCCCGAATCGGGCTTGAAGCGCTCGAACAACGAGCAGATCCGCCGCTTCTCGCAGGTGCTGCTGGACGCGGGCATCGTCACCACGATCCGCAAGACGCGCGGTGACGATATTGACGCAGCCTGCGGCCAACTGGCCGGCGAGGTCAAGGATCGTACGCGCCTGGCCGAGCGCGGCAAATTCGGCAAGATTGTGCAGGTCCCGGTGGTCGGGGCCGATTCCACTCACCGCATGGGTACCGCATGA
- the ndk gene encoding nucleoside-diphosphate kinase has translation MAIERTLSIIKPDAVAKNVIGQIYARFEGAGLKVVAAKMIHLSRAEAEQFYAVHKERPFFKDLVDFMISGPVMVQALEGESAIAKNRDLMGATDPKKAEKGTIRADFADSIDANAVHGSDAAETAAVEVAFFFPGLNIYSR, from the coding sequence ATGGCGATCGAACGCACTCTGTCGATTATCAAACCGGATGCCGTGGCCAAGAATGTCATCGGCCAGATCTACGCCCGTTTCGAAGGTGCCGGCCTGAAGGTCGTGGCAGCCAAGATGATCCATCTGTCGCGCGCCGAAGCTGAGCAGTTCTACGCCGTGCACAAGGAGCGCCCGTTCTTCAAGGATCTGGTGGACTTCATGATCTCCGGTCCGGTGATGGTGCAGGCCCTGGAAGGCGAGAGCGCAATCGCCAAGAACCGCGACCTGATGGGCGCAACCGATCCGAAGAAGGCCGAGAAGGGCACGATCCGCGCCGATTTCGCCGACAGCATCGACGCCAACGCCGTGCACGGCTCGGACGCCGCTGAAACGGCTGCCGTGGAAGTCGCATTTTTCTTCCCCGGCTTGAACATTTACAGCCGCTAA
- a CDS encoding Bax inhibitor-1 family protein, producing the protein MDNQLNTYGFGASGTAGALAVRNRVLRNTYWLLALSMVPTILGAWIGVTTRLHLMAGRPLMGFLVFMGVAFGFFYAIKRFKNSGVGVALLLGFTFFMGLMLSPLLGLILGFSNGAALIMTAFGGTATIFAVMATVATVSKRDFSGLGKWLFMGVLVLTLGSVANIWLQLPSFTLTLSVLTIAVFSAYMLYDVQRIVNGGETNYVTATLAIYLDVYIVFTRLLMILGILGGNRD; encoded by the coding sequence ATGGACAACCAACTCAACACGTACGGTTTTGGCGCTTCCGGCACCGCCGGCGCGTTGGCCGTCCGCAACCGCGTGCTGCGCAATACCTATTGGCTGCTCGCACTTTCCATGGTCCCCACCATCCTCGGTGCGTGGATCGGCGTTACCACACGCTTGCATCTGATGGCCGGCCGGCCGCTGATGGGCTTCCTGGTCTTCATGGGCGTGGCCTTCGGCTTCTTCTACGCCATCAAGCGCTTCAAGAACAGCGGTGTGGGCGTCGCCCTGCTGCTCGGCTTCACGTTTTTCATGGGGTTGATGCTGTCGCCGCTGCTCGGGCTGATCCTCGGCTTCTCGAACGGCGCGGCACTGATCATGACGGCGTTTGGCGGCACGGCGACCATCTTCGCGGTAATGGCGACCGTGGCCACCGTCAGCAAGCGCGATTTCTCCGGCCTGGGCAAGTGGCTGTTCATGGGCGTGCTGGTGCTGACCCTCGGCTCCGTGGCCAACATCTGGCTGCAGTTGCCGTCGTTCACGCTGACGCTCTCGGTGCTGACGATCGCCGTCTTCTCGGCCTACATGCTGTATGACGTGCAACGCATCGTGAACGGCGGCGAGACCAACTACGTGACGGCCACGCTGGCGATCTACCTGGACGTCTACATCGTCTTCACGCGCCTGCTGATGATCCTGGGCATCCTTGGCGGCAACCGCGACTGA